From the candidate division WOR-3 bacterium genome, the window GCACCAGGGCAACACCTCCAGACAATCGCCGTCAAGAACGAGTCTGCGCCCCCTGCCGCTCAGGCGGGCGCCGGGCACGGACCGGCCTCTCTCGGGCATCACCAGCCTTCCCTTCCGGCCGCCGCCTCCTGTGTCCGAACTACTTTTCAAGCGAGATGGGTATCAGCTTCAGGGCCGAAACGGGAGAGAAGTATCGGGCAGCCGGGTCCACCGGAATCTCAACCCGCATCTCTATTTCAACTTTCTCGAGCGGCTGCGCCCGTCGCGGACTTCCCAGGCCCGCTCGCCGACAAACAGCAGGCCGAGGTCGCGGGCCTGAGCGTGTGCGACATCGCACAGGTACTCGACCGGCGTGTCGAGCGTGCCCTGCTCGGCCCAGGATTTGGCCGGGCACTGTTCGCAGAGGCCTTTCAGGAAGCAGCGGGCGCAACGCGCAAGATAGTCGGGGTTCGTGGCTCTTCTTTCCCGCAGGCGCGGGAAGAAGTTCGTGAGTGCGTCCCGGAGCGAACCGGCCTTCAGGTCGTAGGTCGTATCCGGATGACGCAGCATCAGGCACATCTGCGCCCGTCCGTAGGCATCGATGCAGGCCCCGCGGCCGGCGCCGCAGGCAAAGAGCCGTTCTCCGGCTGGCCCCATGAACTTCGAGCAGAACTGGCGCATCTCCTCATGACGTGCTGCGCGGTTGCGGCTAAGGATGTCTACGCCCTCTTCGGGCGAAAGTCGCAGCCCGGCAATCTGGCGGTTCTTGACCTCGGAGTCTCGCCGCCCGCGAAGGTCGAAGAACATCGAATAGCCGGGGGGCTTGTCCATGGCGGTAATCGTCGCCGCCCACGTCTCAAACTCATCCATCTCACGCCGGTTCGGCGGTAGGAGAACGCCCTTCACGACGAACGGCACCCGGCACTCAAGCAGCAGGTCAATGCCGCGGCGGAACTCGGTGTACGAACCCGACGACCGCGACACCGCCTCATAGGACTCCGGCTTCATGCCGTAGACCGTGACTTCGGCCAACTCACCGGGCGGAACGCGGGCAAAGAGGTCGGCAAGCTGCGGCGTGACCAGACGGGCGTTGGTGAAGAGCAGCACCTTCATGCCCTGGCGCCGGGCGAACAGGTAGAGATCCTCGAAGTCATCGCGCAGAAGTGGTTCCCCGCCGGTGAAGCGCACCGACAGGCAGCCGAGGTCCGCCGCCTCAGTCAGAACGGACTTGACCTCGTCGGTGGTCATCTCGCGCTCTCGCGCTAACCGGTCGTTCGCCGGGAGGTTTATGCAGCAGTGGATACAGTCATTGTTGCAGCGCTCGGTTAGCTCAATGTCCAGATGTCCAAGCAGCGGCCCGCGCTTCCGCCACGGCCCGCCCCGGTCAGCCCTGACCTTGTCGATGTAGGGAGAAGGTTGCGTTCGAGGTAGAGGACCAGATTCAGGTTGATGTCCACGTCGAGAAGCGGAACTCATCCGGTTTCCTCCGACCTAGCCTCAACCTTAGCCTCTCTCCTGGCCAAGGCCAGTATCTGTTCCACGATCCTGCCGCTCTTGTCGAACTCCATTATGTAGGACGGGACTTCGCGCGCCAGGGCCTCAATCAGCGAGAGCGTCTTCTCCCACCAACCCGCCGTTTCCATCGGCCGGATAACGCAGGCCAGCAGGCGTTTCAGCACCTCGTTGCGGTCGGCGACCAGAACCAGGCGGTTGTTTAGGGATTTCTCTATGAACAGGATGGCCCGCAGCGGCGCCGAGGAAGCGGACACCAACGGTACCTCGCCGTGGCTCCACGAACCGTAGACCCGGAACCCGTCCGGCTCCCACCGGACGATGTTCCGGTCGTCGCATAGAATCTCGGCTTGGTCCCGGATGAGTTTAACGGTTGTCGATTTGCCTGCCTCGGAGTGACCCAGGAAGAGCAGCCCTGAGCCTTCGCTCTGTTGCTTGTTCCTGCTGTTCGTGCATGGATCTGATGCTGGTCCGACGATCGCCCCGGCTGAATGCAGAAAACAGCCCTGCCTGTCGGCGAGAAGCTGGGCCAGCAGAATCTGGTCGGTGGGAAACAGGGTGAGGGAATGGAGATTGCCGGCTTGAAACTCATCTTCGTTCGGGCGGTAGAACTCGCCTCGGGAGTAGTCATTGTTGAAGACGACCACCTGGTGGAATCTCTCATCATCGCTGTCGGGTGAGATGCCCAGGTATACCCAGGACTGTCCCTTTCGGTATATGGCCCAGGGCGGTTTGCGGTAGACCTCACGCCCCAGCTTATCCGGTTTCAGGCAGGGCAGTTCGAAGTGATGGCGGATGGTCACCACGTCCGGTCCCGGGCCGTCCTTCAGGAACTTGCTGAACTTGGGGTCAAAGGTCTGGTCGGTGAACGGCAGGTCCGACTCAACCTGGAGCGTGATGCCGGCGATCTCGAAGTAACGGCGGTGGTCTCGCCGCCACTCTTCTTTGGAGCTGCGGTTCTCACGCGCCACTTCGCAGAGGTACTCCACCCTTGCACCATACCGGCCGTGTTCAAGAAGACCAAAGGCACCGCACCAACGGCAGTCCTGCCGGTGCCCGCACGAACCGCAGTTTTCCAGGTATTCATCGCCGCCACGCACCTTGTCGGCAAGGTCGGGGATGAACTCTTCCCACGCGGTGCGGAAAGTGCCCGTTCGCAGGTCGAAGCTCAGCGCCGGGTCCTTGATGAATGAACAGAACGTCATCCTGCCGTAGGGATCCACGTGAAAGTCCCGGCGCCCGGTGATGCACCCGGCAAACAACCGGTCATCACCGTTCACGGTCAACGGTGTACGGTGCACGGTGGACTCCGGCTCTTCGGATTGTTCGTACGCAAGGTCCGGCTGGTCCAGGGCGACAACGTCCTTTGGGTCCAGACGCTGGCGGGCAATCTCCGTATTACGTTCGGCCGAACCGCATGCTGAAAGATAGAGCCACGGCGCGCCCACCCGGTGGTGCGAGCTGAGTGATTTTGCCAGTCTCACCATCTCGTCGAACTGCTGGTAGCTGTCGCGCATCGGTACCAGCTGCATGATGAAACCGGCCCCGGCCTCCTTCAGATACCGACAGCCCCGTATCACGGCGTCGAACGAGCCGGGGCTGCGTGTGATGTGGTCGTGTACTTCGGCGGTTGCGCCGTACAAGGCAATCATCTTGGAACCCTTGCGGGCAAGGAGACGGGCAATCTCCGGCGTGATGAGCGTGCCGTTGCTGTTCAGGGTGTAGCTACGCGCCTTGCGGGTGAGGTAGTCGAATATCTCCGGGAAATCCGGCCGCAGCATCGGCTCGCCCCCGGAAATCGACCATTCCCGGCAGCCCATTGCCCGCGCCTCGTCGGCAATTCGTCGGATCTCGTCGAAGCTCAGCTCCGCTTCGGGCCCGCCTGCAGGTACACGTACCCAGCAGTGACGGCAGTTGTTGTTGCAGCGGTAGGTCAGGTCGATACTCCCCTTCAAAGGCAGCCTGAGAAGCGGCGTTCTTCTGACCTGCTCAAAAAACCTTGTTGTCAACTGCTCTCTCCCGTTCCGGCGTCCTGTGCGGTTGCGTATCCCGACCCACCTGACTGCCATCGAGAAATGTGCAGCCGCGTCCCTTGCCGTACCTGGGGCCCGCGGTTTCCGGACGTTCAGATGCTCTACTTGGCAACCAGCATTTTCCTCTGGACCAGCTCTCCGACCAACCCGATCACGTCGCGCTCGATCTCGTCCGGCCGTACGTCGTACTCCGCGGCAAGCGCCTCAGCAATACCGGCCAGAGTGGTCTTGCCGTCCAGCCTGCGCCAGATGTCTTTGCCTGTCTCGTTCAGCGAGAACAGCTCGTCCTCCGTTTCGCCGACCCCGGCGACGAGTGGTACGATGATCAACTCCCCCTCAATCTCGCGAGCGACGATGTCATCGGATGGGACGTACACGCGATCCGGCTTGATGTCTATGTCCACACTCCCTCCCTGGATGTTCTCTCACCACTGTGCGTTTCTCCTTCTGTGTTGGCCCTCATCTCCACTCCGACGCCCGATCGATCCAGGAACCTCCTGACCAAAGTGCACTGGTCACCCGGTCCCTCGACCTTCTGGAAGCCCAGGGACTCGAATCGATCCACGGCCGCCCGTTCCGAGGCACTGACCTTCAGTTCGGCAACAGCGCAATTGACAAGAACCGCTTCCGCGCTGGTCAGCAGCGCGCCCTCCAATCCGGAGCATCGGTACCGGAATCTGGTCCTGAGGTTGCCGAGCCACCAGCCGGCAAGGGGACATTTTTCATGGCGCAGAACGAAGGTTGCGGAACCGCAGGGCTCGCGGTCCTTGCCCGAGTGAACGGTCAGGGTCCAGTGATCGACCTTCTCCGCGGCTTCTTTGGATAGAGCGAGCTCCAATTCCGCTGCCGACACGCTCTGGTAGAGAATCGACCTCCCCAGACGGTGCGGGATTTGGTAGGAATAGCTCACATCCTTGTCGGAAACCCGCAACAAGTTGCGGGCAGCGAAATCGAGGAGATTAGTCCGCCGCGCACCTGAAAGCAGCCAGGCCAGAGTCTGTTCCCAGTGATGCCGGGCCCGGTAGGCAGCTTCGAGGAACACGACTTCAAGCCGCGTCCAGGCAGTCGGTTCTCTCAGCCGGGTACTCACGGGCCTCCCATTCCTGCTTATGCTGGAAATGATCCCCATAACGTCCTCTTCGCGGGAGCGGCCGTCATCGCCCTGTCGTGCTAAGTCGGACTTGGTGACGATGAATCGCCCTCGGACGTCGGCCCCGCATCTTGTGACCCTGTGACCCAGAAGGACGCGGTCCCGCCGGAGCACCGCGATGTCCCCAACCGCTACCTCGGCGATGCCTTTGGAATCGAGATAGAGCGTGTCCCCGGGCTTCACGCAGGGGTACATGCAGAGGCCGGAGGCTCTGAAGCTGACTCTGCCTGCTTCAACAAGGATCTTTGCCAGCCCAATCGGGAGTCCCGCCAGGCTATTGAGCTGTGAGATTCCAACTGCCGCTCCAGTTTCGGCCGCCACGCGCCAGGAGCAGGGCGCCAGTGGTTGTGTTCCCACGCAATCCCTGCAGCAAGATGCGGGCCCCGTAGAAATGCTCATGGACGGGAGGCTTGCGCCTCTGGCATGGCCGGCCTGTGAGGGCTCGGACTGCCGACAAAGCACATCGCTTCTTGGTCCCGAAGACTAGGCATACTACATCATACAAAGCGAGGCCAGTCCGGGCAAGCAGAACAGGCGCCGCCACAATCGAGTCACGAGCTCCCGGCGGAGCAAGAGTCTGACTCATCCCTGACCCGGGACGTTCCGGCGCCGCGACGCAGGCCCAGGCAGTTGGCAGTCACGCTTGGCATTCGCAGCTCTTCTGCCTCACCGGCCAGGCGTTTGGTGAGAAGGATCCTGATCGACAGCAGTGGTCGCCGCACTTTCCTCGCTTCCCCTCTGTGATCAGCCGGGCAATTGCAGGGGTATTCAGAAGATAGCCCCGGGCTTCGCCTTGCGAGTCAAACTCCGGGCGCGTCCGCGCACCACGCCGGTTGTCACGCTGTTGGTCGCCTTGGGGACCAGACGGCAACTGACCAGGCGACTAGGCCGGAAAACCGCTCTGCCTCTGGATTGCGGACTCAACTGTCCGGTCCCGGAGGGATCCGCGCTCCAGTCCCGCCTGAAAGCCGGGGTCGAAGTCGCCTCTCCACTGCCCTCCCGTATCAAAACCGGGACCGGCTCTAGAACCGTCCCGGGAACGGTTCCCGGAGGGATTCGCGCCGTGTCAGGATTGACAGCCAGGAGATAGCCAGAGCCGTTCCAGTCAGTGGTTTAGGTGAACTCCCGGTGGCCATGCTCTGATTGTACGGGTTTTCGAGCCGTCAGATGGTTCCCGCCTTCAAGGCACGCCAGACCGCACGGCCGGAGACAACCAGCTGTCGGAGCTCCTCTTGCCTGAATTGGACACCACCTGCAGCTACAAAGGCCAAGCAACAGGGCCGTCTGCCGCCAACCCTTCTATACTACATACGCACGCCTGGTCAGCCTGACGTCGAAGTCGTCGTCGCACCCCGAGACTGCCCGACACCACTCTCCAGCTTAGGGGTTACCACAAGACGGCGTCATGTGACAGAGACGAGATGCGCTAACCTTTTCTGCCAAGAGAGTTACCCGTGTACAGCCTTCACTCGGCCGCTGTGCACACAGAATGACGCACCTAAGCTGCGGATTGGCACCGGATTGACTCTTGGCACACCAGCGTTCGCCGCTGCAAGCTTGATGTCATAAACGCTTTCAAAACAATGAGATAGGGATGATGCGGGCGTGCTCGCAATGGCCGTCCTGATGTAAAACGCACGTCCCGGGAGCTCGGTGGATTCCGCCGGATTCGCGTCACACTAGACCATACATGCAGGTAACTCCTTCTGTGTCGCATGATGTAACAATGCGATTTACAACTAGTTACCTGTGGCCCCTTTCGCGCTGTGACGATTGCCGCGATGCCGCCGCTTTTTCATACGCTACCGTAAGTCTCTATTTTAAGGCCTTTTATGAACTGAATCGCTTGGATTTTGGTTGGCACGACCGCTGCAATTCTGGTCGACGTCGGTGAGGTTACGTCCGGTGGCCTGTAGTCTGCGGCCGCCGCGCTGGTCCGTCCATTGTGATGCCACCGTGGTACGGGTCGAACGCAGTGGCCGCAGACAGTTGGACAAGCACGCCCGATGCAGCGTGGAACCTGTACGTCAGGGCAAGAACGATGAGACCGCGAACGGAGGTTGAAGGTGCGAGAGCGTAGTTACAGAACCAGAGGCGGCGCTCCTGCCGAAGCCGCGGGCGGCGGATCATGGTGGTCATCAGCAACATCTCTTGAGGCTGCTTTTGTTTCGACCAGCGCAAGCGGACCGCTGAGTCTGTCGGCGTCGGGCGAGCACGGGACGGCCGTGTCGGAGTCGCGGCCTGCCCTGAAGCCCGTCCCGGTTGCCGGACCGGCCTACTGGGCCGGCACACTGCCCGGGGCGATGGCTGGGAAGCGCCCCGCGGCGCCGTCGTTCCGCTGAGTATTGTGAACGCTGTTTCGGGGAAGGTGAAGTCCGAAGCCTGGATTGGAGGGAAAGGCATGAAATCCAATGACGACAATCTGTACGCTGCGACCGTGAGCCGGACCTTCGGGTTCCGGTGGGGCCGCAAGCCCAAGACGGAGAGCAACGTTCGCGCCTCCGGACCGAGGAAGCGGCTCAACAAACAGGCCCCAACGCAGAATCTGTGGGTACTTCCAGGCCCTCTTGAACTCCGGTGACCCTGCGATCTCGGTCCAGGCCGAAGAACCAGACCGCATTGCCGGCGGGACGAGACTGCCAATCACCGTGCAGAACAGCCGGCATCGGCCGATCGGAGCGGAATCCCATGTGCATACCGAGCAGCCGGATAGCGCCGCCCGGTCCTGATGGGGCCCGATGGCAGCGAAAGAAGGCCGATACCTGGACCCGCAGCAGCAGACCGGGATGGAGTATTCTCCCGGGAAGCGAGGTCATGACCCCCTTTATGTAACACGATCCTACCTGCCTCCTAACACCCATCCATCCCGCCGCCTGCCTCGGCGGCGGGGTGGTTTTCGGGACGCCGAACGCGTGCCTGCCCGGCGCGGGAGTTCGGGTTACGCGGGAAGATTCAGCCGGCCCCCCGAGAAGTGCCCGGCATCGGCCGGCGGGCGCAGAGAACGAGGCGGAAGCAGACCGACCGGCTTCGCGCGGCATTTGCTGCAGGGCACCGACGGGCTGGTCCTTCTTTTTCGGAGCATACGTCTCCGGTGCTTCAGGTATTCACACGCCGAGCGGCACTCTGGCTCAGACGCCAGGCCGGAGCGCCCTGCTGAGACCAGTGTCATGTCATGCGTGTCTTTGGATAGACATGATACATCCAGATCGAGTGAGGACCTTGTGACAAGCCCGTTCATGGCGGCGCACCCCGCAGCAGCCTAGCCGAAACAGACCTCGACCTGAATACCACGCGGTAGTGCCGCATTACACAAGTACTTTACTGGTAAGATATTAGAGCAACATATCATCAATCCGCGACAACTACGTCCAATCCGTCTAGTTCCCGCTGATCACGTTAAGTATTTATGATGACGCAGGTTATTAGCTGAGTGGTTTGAAGGGGGACTGGCACGGTAGCTGCAATTCTGATTGGCGTCTGTGGGGGTTACGTCTGATGGTTAGTTGGCTGCGGCCGCAGCGCTGATCCGTCCATTGTGGCGATACAGTGGCACGGGTCGACCGCAGTGGCCGCAGCTTGGTGTAGGAGAGCGAGAAGTACGGAGTGGAACCTGTACCTCGTGGCAAGAACGTTGTGACCGAGGAATGAATGGAGGTTGAAGGTGAGCAAGTACGAGAAGTCTGTCGTTGGCGTTCGTATCAATACCGCCCTGAGCGGGCCTTGCCGGCCGTCATGGACTCTTGGCGAAGCTGAGCAGGTTGCTGCAAACGACTGCAGCCCTCTCGCTATGCCGACGTCGGGTGAGTTCGAGTCGTGTGCGGAGTCGCGGCCGAGCCGAAGGCCCGTCCCGGCTGCCGGACCGGTTTACTGGGACGGCACACTGCCGGGGGCCATGGCTGGAAAGCGACCGGCGGCGCGCACTGTGGTTCTTCCTCTCGCCCTATGTTCCAACTGAGTTCACTGGTGAAGCGCCTGACGGAGGATCAGCCCATCCGGTCAAGAGACGACCTGCTGTACAGCGCGACCGCGCGCCAGGCGCCGAGGTTCTGGAGTAGCGGTAAACCAGAGACGAGTTACTGCGTATCGACCCTGGGTCGGAAGGAAAAGCCGAGGCGCCTGGTCTCCGCCCAAAACCCGTGG encodes:
- a CDS encoding PqqD family protein — its product is MQGGSVDIDIKPDRVYVPSDDIVAREIEGELIIVPLVAGVGETEDELFSLNETGKDIWRRLDGKTTLAGIAEALAAEYDVRPDEIERDVIGLVGELVQRKMLVAK
- a CDS encoding radical SAM protein — encoded protein: MAVRWVGIRNRTGRRNGREQLTTRFFEQVRRTPLLRLPLKGSIDLTYRCNNNCRHCWVRVPAGGPEAELSFDEIRRIADEARAMGCREWSISGGEPMLRPDFPEIFDYLTRKARSYTLNSNGTLITPEIARLLARKGSKMIALYGATAEVHDHITRSPGSFDAVIRGCRYLKEAGAGFIMQLVPMRDSYQQFDEMVRLAKSLSSHHRVGAPWLYLSACGSAERNTEIARQRLDPKDVVALDQPDLAYEQSEEPESTVHRTPLTVNGDDRLFAGCITGRRDFHVDPYGRMTFCSFIKDPALSFDLRTGTFRTAWEEFIPDLADKVRGGDEYLENCGSCGHRQDCRWCGAFGLLEHGRYGARVEYLCEVARENRSSKEEWRRDHRRYFEIAGITLQVESDLPFTDQTFDPKFSKFLKDGPGPDVVTIRHHFELPCLKPDKLGREVYRKPPWAIYRKGQSWVYLGISPDSDDERFHQVVVFNNDYSRGEFYRPNEDEFQAGNLHSLTLFPTDQILLAQLLADRQGCFLHSAGAIVGPASDPCTNSRNKQQSEGSGLLFLGHSEAGKSTTVKLIRDQAEILCDDRNIVRWEPDGFRVYGSWSHGEVPLVSASSAPLRAILFIEKSLNNRLVLVADRNEVLKRLLACVIRPMETAGWWEKTLSLIEALAREVPSYIMEFDKSGRIVEQILALARREAKVEARSEETG
- a CDS encoding radical SAM protein gives rise to the protein MSSASRRGHQPESGPLPRTQPSPYIDKVRADRGGPWRKRGPLLGHLDIELTERCNNDCIHCCINLPANDRLAREREMTTDEVKSVLTEAADLGCLSVRFTGGEPLLRDDFEDLYLFARRQGMKVLLFTNARLVTPQLADLFARVPPGELAEVTVYGMKPESYEAVSRSSGSYTEFRRGIDLLLECRVPFVVKGVLLPPNRREMDEFETWAATITAMDKPPGYSMFFDLRGRRDSEVKNRQIAGLRLSPEEGVDILSRNRAARHEEMRQFCSKFMGPAGERLFACGAGRGACIDAYGRAQMCLMLRHPDTTYDLKAGSLRDALTNFFPRLRERRATNPDYLARCARCFLKGLCEQCPAKSWAEQGTLDTPVEYLCDVAHAQARDLGLLFVGERAWEVRDGRSRSRKLK